One Candida dubliniensis CD36 chromosome 1, complete sequence genomic region harbors:
- a CDS encoding ATP-dependent DEAD-box RNA helicase, putative (Similar to C. albicans CHR1;~Similar to S. cerevisiae ROK1) gives MDIFRILSRGASLNKKKGITTDYALPSEKQTQKQKHKQESLLHEVEKETDFFHTRKHTTTGKGDQLTNSSGSNKEEQSEKKGIEEQEEIPPLELTTEEDAQTFRNLHKSKVTGDDIPIPIGSFQDMIGRFHINKKVLSNLIENEFIEPTTIQCESIPITLNNRDLIACAPTGSGKTLAFLIPLVQQILSKTVSKNYGIRGLIISPTNELAVQIFQELEIITRGCKQINVAILSKQLASKLNNNIIKSSKYDIIVSTPLRLIDVVKQGNMDLSKIEQLIIDEADKLFDHGFAEQTDEILTHCINPKIRKSIFSATIPSSVEEMAHSIMKDPLRIIIGHKEAASNTIDQKLVFTGNEQGKLLAIRQMIQQGEFKPPIIIFLQSITRAKALFHELLYDRLNVDVIHAERTPKQREEVIKRFKNGDIWVLITTDVLARGVDFKGVNLVINYDVPQSAQAYVHRIGRTGRGGKSGKAVTFFTKEDDKAIKPILNVMKQSGCNDGYSQWMEDMGKLSKKEKKQIKTHEIQRKKISTVPKVIKQKRKQRQDMIAASKRRKQESHSNENEE, from the coding sequence atggaTATTTTCAGAATTTTAAGTAGAGGTGCCTCtttgaataaaaagaaaggtaTAACTACTGATTATGCCTTACCTTCAGAAAAGCAAACTCAAAAGCAAAAACACAAACAAGAATCATTACTACACGAAGTTGAAAAGGAAACTGATTTCTTTCACACAAGAAAACATACTACTACTGGTAAAGGTGATCAATTAACAAATTCTTCTGGTAGTaataaagaagaacaaCTGGAGAAGAAGGGAATTGaggaacaagaagaaattccACCACTTGAATTAACTACTGAAGAAGATGCTCAAACATTTAGAAATTTACATAAATCAAAAGTTACTGGTGATGATATACCTATCCCCATTGGATCATTTCAAGATATGATTGGAAGATTtcatattaataaaaaagtgttatctaatttaattgagaatgaatttattgaaccaacaacaattcaatGTGAATCGATCCCTATCACATTAAATAATCGAGATTTGATTGCATGTGCTCCTACAGGTTCTGGTAAAACTTTAGCATTTTTAATACCTTTGGTACAACAAATCTTATCTAAAACTGTATCGAAAAATTATGGAATTAGAGGATTAATTATCTCACCTACTAATGAATTAGCAGTACAAATTTTCCAAGAACTAGAAATTATAACTCGTGGATGTAAACAAATCAATGTGGCAATACTATCCAAACAATTAGCCAgtaaattaaacaataatattattaaatcatcGAAATACGATATTATTGTTTCGACACCATTAAGATTAATAGATGTGGTTAAACAAGGGAATATGGATTTATccaaaattgaacaattaattattgatgaagccgataaattatttgatcaTGGATTTGCTGAACAAACTGATGAAATTTTGACACATTGTATTAATCcaaaaattagaaaatcGATTTTTTCAGCTACTATTCCTTCTAGTGTAGAAGAAATGGCTCATTCTATAATGAAAGATCCTCTTCGAATAATTATTGGTCATAAAGAAGCAGCTAGTAATACTATTGATCAAAAATTAGTTTTCACTGGTAATGAACAAGGGAAATTATTGGCCATTAGACAAATGATTCAACAAGGGGAATTCAAACCaccaattataatttttttacaatCAATCACTAGAGCTAAAGCTTTATTCcatgaattattatatgaTAGATTAAATGTCGATGTTATTCATGCTGAAAGAACCCCTAAACAAAGAGAAGAAGTCATTAAACGATTTAAAAATGGGGATATTTGGGTCTTGATTACTACGGATGTATTGGCTCGTGGGGTTGATTTTAAAGGAGTCAATTTAGTTATAAATTATGATGTACCCCAAAGTGCTCAAGCATATGTCCATAGAATTGGTAGAACTGGTAGAGGTGGTAAATCCGGTAAAGCGGTAACTTTTTTCACCAAAGAAGATGATAAAGCTATTAAACCAATACTTAATGTCATGAAACAATCAGGATGTAATGATGGATATAGTCAATGGATGGAAGATATGGGTAAATTATCgaaaaaagagaagaaacaaatcaaGACTCATGAGATTCAACGTAAGAAAATTAGTACGGTTCCTAAAGttataaaacaaaagagaAAGCAAAGACAAGATATGATAGCTGCATCaaagagaagaaaacaGGAATCACATTCCAATGAGAATGAAGAGTAA
- a CDS encoding mitochondrial 54S ribosomal protein YmL15 (Similar to S. cerevisiae MRPL15;~Similar to C. albicans MRPL151;~Similar to C. albicans MRPL152), whose product MISNIRQLSSRITGKQYTIFARSIYLHKGPRIEGLKRDPEAAFVNPKGIKYGLNETNINHIKSFLGDKYNIPDEIALQVITHKSFGNGIKPYNEKLAAMGSKLLSLYFAKYVTNQPCKHENGVEGKNLDVLGSPMSRELPSLKTAAIFAKLNNINEIMFWHTRNSTLGFESSGELKVSGELLYSLVGAVNFFHGKNKAEEFITEKLVDQFEKISAQNVRN is encoded by the coding sequence ATGATTAGTAACATACGACAATTATCCAGTAGAATAACTGGTAAACAATATACAATATTTGCCAGATCGATCTATCTACACAAGGGACCAAGAATTGAAGGTCTTAAAAGAGATCCAGAAGCAGCATTCGTTAATCCAAAGGGAATCAAATACGGATTAAATGAAACCAACATCAATCATATCAAGTCATTTTTGGGTGATAAATACAATATACCAGATGAAATAGCATTACAAGTGATAACTCATAAATCCTTTGGTAATGGTATCAAACCATATAATGAGAAATTAGCTGCCATGGGAAGTAAATTATTGTCATTATATTTTGCCAAATATGTAACTAATCAACCTTGTAAACATGAAAATGGAGTGGAGGGGAAAAATTTGGATGTTTTGGGATCACCAATGTCAAGAGAATTACCAAGTTTGAAAACAGCAGCTATATTTgctaaattaaataatattaatgaaataatgTTTTGGCATACTAGAAATTCAACATTAGGATTTGAAAGTAGTGGGGAATTGAAAGTAAGTGGTGAATTATTATACAGTTTAGTTGGTGCtgtcaatttttttcatggTAAGAATAAAGCAGAAGAATTTATTACTGAGAAATTAGTCgatcaatttgaaaaaatcagtgCCCAAAATGTAAGAAACTGA
- a CDS encoding polarisome (actin cytoskeletal organizer during polarised growth) component, putative (Similar to S. cerevisiae SPA2;~Similar to C. albicans SPA2), whose product MSEKDLVQHYKVLKQFLAISDDQQSRSKSNSSRAQRAREKLLKLSSAQFKELSTDVYDELRRRIDESRSEPDYLLPKSSFHPKRNQARQKLASLPQTRFKDLVADISYEIERRDLHVERQSQHSHTTSMSSNGSQFQHERKSSLASSHHRNESSNGYHSRSASHHLNDFAATKEVDEEKLNDSKDDLNNTSSKNITMPNAEASNQSIGIQPSQVVPTKANLDWSSDDEGDDEQEEEEEEKEKGKNISDPAQTQHQHSNSISNNRDINTKGERSLSHNEKDSELAKLETLVNDLKNKLKTAESERSKLKGKLESLQEDYNFSVNQNKSLSDELESLGKEKERWITKHDNLTKSIGNSDENSKEIERLKSINAALRLENQSLKNTSSSPRSVGSPPTAINAISSTNSGNSAKLSQKSVDEFLEKLETIQLSPGSTSNNPSTLELKNQIKLWQRRYEDSRSNAIARDIKKASLPKMELKPFVASHGLISIKLVSDALALIDSFLGYLASEKCDSDILFEKISKLAIVINEIANQGDRQRLGSNEHSVMLREAVAYSLTATRYHATYKQLFPRYIVEKSIGELNCILCDLIAECKLNENSTNLRVLDVETKVPKKSVNEDFGVRPLRMANKLKVNQSQQEPTQESNSETRALHYEEQSPFIDETRDKPVKSKATSAFTALRAQREKAREEKSSTNAAHAASFSKGATVAATVGGASVPAAAQVVSAYGDSRTKKSTHNVAFNDNPISISPRYQNYDSDENEDNLNDDVPADDNFTRKPVDADVQTGNLTSGGFSTNSTPTKVKVSRSISADGVEPEFATSNSNSNFHDNVGYQKLRNLDSGNNFVTQNSGNLNSYKPNLDKSPARETSLDSSEDKYASPMRDTDQSFDNDQDDSFETAYTFGKNLDNVHESNSRKEDVATRGLSNNNEVASQKENFENEGKKKGSIASLASKYENNLSEQPSSRKYSPVKNKSEKLPQGVQELARRITSPESSPESQKSISQASKVSPTKKGVLDKVKQFESPQKEDVLSSPSPKKSPGQDKVPFKSMKTSFESSKSLKNEKDPGQLSAPFSAIHSVSEETSKKGVENSTSAGAAETSTSSDTSTSSSAPVKSKGLFQSLRDRFTGETKKEEEEEAPPPEDEESGKNIESSQSDDTISDNEKQNDTQNENLMNTVETSPPKDVDDEIIGKPVQVQYPEQKTTHGSEHEADKSKELPIERKDVMKEPSSKGIKHEPEESSKTEHKPQQQRSLLQKSKQQKPATPASEESYSEEEETEEEIRARQRQEYRKSMAAATFNVDLFDIDDPDNTLTQVLLYLEHQTVQVINTIQSLLAAIKKPNATRGELREKTKAITVVISQMTEATNTSMNQTRNAQLKEHGSWVVKSLEDCYHRMNILCKPGEKPDTSFADKNFKQRLAGISFDIAKCTKELVKTVEEASLKEDIAYLDARISQTLE is encoded by the coding sequence ATGAGTGAAAAAGATCTTGTTCAACATTATAAAGTGTTGAAACAGTTTCTTGCTATATCGGATGATCAACAATCAAgatccaaatcaaattcatctcGAGCCCAAAGAGCCAGAGAGAAACtattgaaattatcatCAGCGCAATTCAAAGAGTTAAGTACCGATGTTTATGATGAattaagaagaagaatagaTGAAAGTAGATCAGAACCAGATTATTTGTTACCTAAATCTTCTTTCCacccaaaaagaaatcaagcAAGACAAAAATTGGCATCTTTACCACAAACTAGATTCAAAGATTTAGTGGCTGATATCTCATATGAAATAGAACGAAGAGACTTGCACGTGGAAAGACAACTGCAACATTCACACACCACTTCAATGTCATCTAATGGAAGCCAGTTCCAACATGAACGCAAATCATCGTTAGCTTCCAGTCATCATCGCAATGAATCTTCCAATGGTTATCATAGTCGTCTGGCATCACACCATTTGAATGACTTTGCCGCAACAAAAGAAGTTGACGAAgagaaattaaatgatagTAAAGATGACTTGAACAACACTTCCAGCAAAAACATCACTATGCCAAATGCTGAAGCAtctaatcaatcaataGGTATTCAACCTTCTCAAGTAGTACCAACAAAGGCTAATCTTGATTGGTCtagtgatgatgaaggAGATGATGAacaagaggaagaggaagaagaaaaggaaaaaggaaagaatATTTCTGATCCAGCACAAACACAACACCAACACTCCAACTCTATAAGTAATAATAGAGATATAAACACAAAAGGCGAGAGAAGTCTTAGTCATAATGAAAAGGATAGCGAATTAGCCAAGTTGGAGACATTAGTTAATGACCTCAAGAATAAGTTGAAAACAGCAGAGTCCGAAAGGTCAAAATTGAAAGGCAAGCTTGAGTCTCTTCAAGAagattataatttttctgtcaatcaaaacaaatctCTCAGTGATGAGTTGGAGTCTTTAgggaaagagaaagagcGTTGGATAACAAAGCACGACAACCTAACCAAATCTATAGGCAATTCTGATGAAAATTCTAAAGAGATAGAAAGattgaaatcaataaatgcAGCATTGAGACTTGAGAACCAATCATTAAAGAATACCTCATCCAGTCCCAGAAGTGTTGGCAGCCCACCAACAGCAATCAATGCCATCAGTAGTACCAATTCAGGTAATTCAGCTAAATTATCACAAAAGAGTGTGGATGAATTTTTGGAAAAGTTGGAAACTATTCAACTTTCTCCTGGATCGACTTCCAATAACCCATCTACCctagaattgaaaaaccaaattaaGCTTTGGCAACGCCGATACGAAGATTCCAGATCCAATGCAATTGCACGGGATATCAAAAAGGCTTCATTACCTAAAATGGAATTGAAGCCATTTGTTGCGTCTCACggtttaatttcaataaaattagTCAGTGATGCTCTTGCTTTgattgattcatttttgGGGTATTTAGCCAGTGAAAAATGTGATTCAGATATcttgtttgaaaaaatttctaaACTTGCAATTGttataaatgaaattgcCAACCAAGGTGATCGTCAACGTTTGGGCAGTAATGAGCATTCAGTTATGTTAAGGGAAGCAGTTGCCTACTCATTAACTGCCACAAGATATCACGCTACATATAAGCAATTGTTTCCTCGTTACATTGTggaaaaatcaattggtgaattgaattgtatACTTTGTGACTTGATAGCAGAGTGTAAGCTAAATGAGAATTCAACCAATTTAAGAGTGCTTGACGTGGAGACAAAAGTTCCTAAAAAGTCAGTAAATGAAGATTTTGGTGTTAGACCACTACGTATGGCCAATAAATTAAAGGTTAATCAGAGCCAACAAGAACCTACCcaagaatcaaattcagAAACTAGAGCTTTACATTACGAGGAACAGTCTCCATTTATTGATGAGACAAGAGATAAACCAGTAAAATCCAAAGCTACAAGTGCATTCACAGCATTAAGAGCTCAAAGAGAGAAAGCtagagaagaaaaatcatcaacaaatgcAGCTCATGCGGCGTCTTTTTCTAAGGGCGCAACAGTTGCAGCTACTGTTGGTGGTGCCCTGGTCCCTGCAGCTGCTCAAGTTGTTTCTGCATACGGAGACTCGCGTACAAAGAAATCTACGCATAATGTTGCTTTTAACGATAATCCTATTTCTATATCTCCAAGATATCAAAACTATGACTCTGATGAAAACGAAgataatttgaatgatGATGTACCTGctgatgataattttacTAGGAAGCCAGTTGATGCTGATGTTCAAACTGGGAATCTCACTTCAGGAGGTTTTAGTACTAACAGCACACCAACTAAAGTCAAAGTTAGTCGATCAATAAGTGCGGATGGTGTTGAACCCGAGTTCGCCACCAGcaattccaattccaatttccATGATAATGTCGGATATCAGAAATTGAGAAACTTGGACTCAGGTAACAATTTTGTCACGCAAAACTCAGgaaatttgaattcataTAAACCAAACTTGGATAAGTCTCCAGCTCGTGAGACCAGTTTAGATTCAAGTGAAGACAAGTATGCTCTGCCAATGAGAGATACCGATCAAAGTTTTGATAACGACCAGGATGATAGCTTTGAAACTGCATACACATTTGGCAAGAATTTGGACAATGTTCATGAAAGCAATAGTAGAAAAGAAGATGTTGCCACACGAGGATTGAGTAATAACAATGAAGTGGCATCTCAAAAGgagaattttgaaaatgaaggCAAGAAGAAGGGAAGTATTGCCCTGTTAGCTTCTAAATATGAGAACAATCTTTCAGAACAACCCTCATCTCGAAAATACTCTCCGGTTAAGAATAAATCAGAGAAACTTCCACAAGGAGTTCAAGAATTAGCTAGAAGAATCACATCTCCAGAATCTTCACCAGAATCCCAAAAATCTATTTCACAAGCATCAAAGGTATCTCCAACAAAGAAAGGTGTTCTTGACAAAGtgaaacaatttgaaagtCCACAAAAAGAAGATGTACTTTCTTCTCCATCGCCAAAGAAATCACCAGGACAAGATAAAGTTCCTTTCAAATCCATGAAGACTTCGTTTGAACTGAGTAAATCACTCAAAAACGAAAAAGATCCTGGGCAATTGTCAGCACCATTCAGTGCTATTCATCTGGTTTCTGAAGAAACATCTAAAAAAGGAGTTGAGAATTCTACTAGTGCTGGTGCTGCTGAAACATCTACTTCATCTGACACATCTACTTCAAGTTCTGCGCCAGTTAAAAGCAAAGGATTATTTCAATCACTTAGAGATAGATTCACTGGagaaacaaagaaagaagaagaagaagaagcaccaccaccagaGGATGAAGAATCAGGAAAGAACATTGAATCTTCTCAATCTGATGATACAATTTCTGATAATGAGAAACAAAATGATACTCAAAATGAGAATCTTATGAATACTGTTGAAACGTCACCACCAaaagatgttgatgatgaaataatTGGTAAGCCTGTTCAAGTTCAATATCCCGAACAGAAGACTACACATGGTAGTGAACATGAGGCTGACAAAAGTAAAGAATTGCCAATAGAGAGGAAAGATGTAATGAAAGAACCTTCTTCAAAGGGAATCAAGCACGAACCAGAAGAAAGTAGTAAAACTGAGCACAAGCCACAACAGCAAAGATCTTTATTACAAAAGTCTAAACAACAGAAACCAGCCACGCCGGCATCTGAAGAATCCTAcagtgaagaagaagaaacagAGGAAGAAATCAGAGCCAGACAAAGACAAGAATATAGAAAGTCAATGGCGGCTGCTACTTTTAATGTGGATttgtttgatattgatgatccAGACAACACATTAACTCAAGTTTTACTTTATTTGGAACATCAAACAGTGCAAGTTATCAACACAATTCAATCATTGCTTGCAGCTATTAAGAAGCCGAATGCTACTAGAGGTGAATTACGTGAAAAGACCAAAGCTATCACTGTTGTGATTTCACAAATGACTGAGGCCACCAATACATCTATGAATCAAACTCGTAATGCTCAATTAAAAGAACATGGAAGTTGGGTTGTTAAAAGTTTAGAAGATTGTTATCATAGAATGAATATTTTATGTAAACCTGGAGAAAAACCTGATACTTCATTTGCGGATAAGAATTTCAAACAAAGATTAGCAGGAAtttcatttgatattgCTAAATGTACTAAAGAATTAGTCAAAACGGTTGAAGAAGCTAGTCTTAAAGAAGATATTGCTTATCTTGATGCTAGAATAAGTCAAACTCTCGAATAA
- a CDS encoding ubiquitin-conjugating enzyme variant MMS2 homologue, putative (spliced gene;~Similar to S. cerevisiae MMS2;~Similar to C. albicans MMS2), translating into MSKIPRNFKLLEELEKGEKGLGAESISYGLTNQDDITMTYWNGTILGPPHSNHENRIYSLNIICDESYPDKPPIVTFVSKINLPCVDKNGHVLVEEFDTLKNWKRSYTMETILLELRKSMASPTNKKLQQPPEGSTY; encoded by the exons ATGTCAAAAAT TCCaagaaatttcaaattattagaagaattagaaaaagGTGAAAAAGGTTTAGGAGCAGAATCAATTAGTTATGGATTAACTAATCAAGATGATATTACCATGACATATTGGAATGGTACCATTCTTGGTCCTCCACATCTGAATCATGAAAATAGAatatattcattaaatattatttgtgATGAAAGTTATCCTGATAAACCACCAATAGTTACATTTGTTtctaaaattaatttaccTTGTGTAGATAAAAATGGTCATGTCTTggttgaagaatttgatactttaaaaaattggaaacgATCTTATACTATGGAAACTATCTTATTGGAATTAAGAAAAAGTATGGCATCACctacaaataaaaaattacaacaaccacCTGAAGGTTCTACTTATtag
- a CDS encoding spindle assembly checpkoint protein, putative (Similar to S. cerevisiae MAD1;~Similar to C. albicans MAD1): MSTGSSPFVDHRSNNSINSNNNSSILNENSISKAYVSKLEFQLDTIKTENRILQQEKEQVASDYRKIIDEKNQELENLKLNFKYIYDEKNQLESKLTNQEQVSSSNINQLSEEIQTYKRENLKLTKDYNSLLDKFNKLNRKNQQIVHDLNKEIEVNDKLQQELKVKEKTNQELQKTSDTAIIELEQYSKILDKKNGSDNLLYKNLTTKSDNLQNINHQLQTKIDQLLQNKTSNELLKQQNQSLFKKLQNLENIESKYLQLEIEKLQLETKYNDLFKALDTAITLSNEHKDIEKNNDDTVRTSKVKSFIDYCNNLQAKNLTLQEKYDSKILQVKELTKELEDHAKEIETDYLPTITDLESKLKVYAEQNTKLERTKSLREKEITFLRNSLKQMEQIHANQQKKQEKEENTEDKSISQYMTNLEKLVDEYKTKIDELEKKNLEYKSSTITDENNSNKRRRSVEGNYSFKTQVMELEKENIEISSKLKQAESTIEQLKFKISELDKVETKKEQYRILQLKNNLISQDQFIKQSTLIALRKENEELINKYIKNSPIEESIPKGVFQRQEDDKQRLQTQIDHLTKRSIRLREVFTKKSKDIITVIAKYFGFIIEFLPNPINPTDLFSRIKLRSRYIPIEEDCYLIIDIENRGLKAHGNFQFKQICEELAQYWVNENNQFPCLLSAVNLKLYEIYTTK; this comes from the coding sequence ATGTCAACAGGTTCATCACCATTTGTTGATCATAGGTCAAACAATAGCattaatagtaataataatagcaGTATACTTAATGAAAACTCAATCTCCAAGGCATATGTTTCCAAATTAGAATTTCAATTAGATACCATCAAGACTGAAAACCGTATTCTTCAACAAGAGAAAGAACAAGTTGCATCAGATTATCGTAAAATCATAGATGAAAAGAATCAAGAacttgaaaatttgaaattgaattttaaatatatttatgaTGAGAAGAATCAATTGGAATCTAAATTGACTAATCAAGAACAAGTCTCCTCAAgtaatataaatcaattatctGAAGAAATTCAAACTTATAAACGggagaatttgaaattgaccAAAGATTATAATTCATTacttgataaatttaataaacttAATCGAAAGAACCAACAAATTGTGcatgatttgaataaagaaatcgaagtaaatgataaattacaacaagaattgaaagttaaagaaaaaacaaatcaagaattaCAAAAGACCAGTGATACagcaattattgaattagaaCAATATTCTAAAATATTAGATAAGAAAAATGGATcagataatttattatataaaaatttaacTACCAAAAGTGacaatttacaaaatatcaatcatcaattacaaACTAAAATAGATCAATTGttacaaaataaaacatcGAACgaattattgaaacaacaaaaccaatCATTGTTCAAGAAATTACAGAATTTGGAGAATATCGAATCCAAATATTTAcaattggaaattgaaaagcTTCAATTAGAAACtaaatataatgatttGTTTAAAGCATTGGATACAGCTATAACTTTGTCAAATGAACACAAAGATATTGAGAAGAATAATGATGACACTGTTCGTACTAGTAAAGTGAAAAGTTTTATTGACTATTGTAATAATCTTCAAGCGAAAAACCTTACTTTACAAGAGAAATATGATTCCAAAATTCTACAAGTGAAAGAATTAACTAAAGAATTAGAAGATCACgctaaagaaattgaaacgGATTATCTCCCCACAATTACTGATTTAGAATCCAAATTAAAAGTATATGCTGAACAAAATACTAAATTGGAACGAACAAAATCATTAcgagaaaaagaaattacaTTTTTAAGAAACCTGTTGAAACAAATGGAACAAATACATGCTAATCAACAGAAAAagcaagaaaaagaagaaaataccgaagataaatcaattctGCAATATATGACCAATTTAGAGAAATTAGTCGATGAATACAAAACCAAGATTGATGAATTagagaagaaaaacttggaatataaatcatcaactaTAACAGATGAGAATAACTCCAATAAGCGTCGAAGACTGGTGGAAGGtaattattcatttaaaacTCAAGTAATGgaattagaaaaagaaaacattgAGATATCATCTAAACTTAAACAAGCagaatcaacaattgaacaattgaaatttaaaatatctgAATTAGATAAAGTTGAAactaaaaaagaacaatatCGTATATTACAATTAAAgaacaatttaatttctcaagatcaatttattaaacaatcAACATTAATTGCTCTTCggaaagaaaatgaagaattaattaacaAATATATTAAGAATTCACCTATAGAAGAGTCAATACCCAAAGGGGTATTCCAACGTCAAGAAGATGATAAACAAAGATTACAAACACAAATTGATCATTTAACTAAACGATCAATTCGATTAAGAGAAGTTTTCACCAAGAAAAGTAAAGATATTATTACTGTGATAGCGaaatattttggatttatcattgaatttttaCCTAATCCAATAAACCCTACCGATTTATTTTCCAGAATTAAATTAAGATCAAGATATATtccaattgaagaagattgttatttaattattgatattgaaaatcgAGGATTAAAAGCTCATGGgaatttccaatttaaacaaatttgtGAAGAATTAGCTCAATATTGGGtgaatgaaaataatcaatttccATGTTTATTAAGTGCCGTCAATTTAAAACTTTACGAGATATATACTACTAAATAA